One genomic window of Ilyobacter polytropus DSM 2926 includes the following:
- a CDS encoding DUF960 domain-containing protein, which produces MTRGFQQEIPLELQLTIFQLIDELNTKGNMDYLQVFQLEAENEFIQRLEHRSESPEYKKKYRFVFTRPVTAMVFVIDDGDHTTAMLAEEY; this is translated from the coding sequence ATGACACGAGGATTTCAACAAGAGATCCCACTAGAACTACAATTGACAATATTCCAGTTGATTGACGAATTGAATACAAAAGGGAATATGGACTATTTGCAGGTATTTCAGTTGGAAGCAGAGAATGAGTTCATCCAGAGACTTGAACATAGAAGTGAGTCACCTGAATACAAAAAGAAGTACAGGTTTGTATTCACAAGACCCGTAACAGCAATGGTATTCGTAATAGATGATGGAGATCATACTACTGCTATGTTGGCAGAGGAATATTGA
- a CDS encoding DEAD/DEAH box helicase, translated as MVHKFKKYLSEDESTNVIKKSISNHRKVIVEAPTGSGKTYTFIKIGKERKGKTIILVPNVSNVMQISKEYKIVGIHGSEVTENIWEKGNVIVATYDKAVSLLKGDLSDLLVVLDEAHNLQAQANFRSDAILGVKKLTKKAKEVVYLSATVNHLQHDLYGEVVRFKQEEPKNIIGSSKILMSGKNSNRAVALDLIKKKIDEGKRCLVKVNNKSTLRKMEESLEENEVSSTILTADNKNESDVMLKIVNENELSDKYKVILCTSLLDAGVNLKEVDVIIDVENGDPNAIKQLSARPRKSLKEHYVIINGAKPLKKDETAKPPYTSTQVEEAIKRRMMTANNIMNDMKNCIRSVGGETKKFLMYKFSLIEDSLDEEYFVKMDTQNSFYVDVEAIRNSEYEKYYKSLQSNPELLKKELEAYELSPIIEEYSMKVEGNFMFSKGGEESTDKEIELLSEHLKKLQGMEYQKQALKCYLNKDPEKYYDNNKFWKNLRVPFDVFKTFGMYIALGFNYKLAYELMLKTFTSKPKRRKIKNYIQAYVYSGLKDDPSIEKRNKGYKAFEILYNLYASEENKVITKEDEDKSLDEYSKLLGKKYTRNALTTRGKELVILSDKSSKKDGKTTHSKVNKGLRTAKSILGEFKLDEPEYVEEFQKLLDQKIELKLTELYIDKIDEASRPERMIGNIFEKAYEVKFSTQFYLYEVTLEKEGKQYPIASPYFEAEKFISDVEKVTGTKIDVSNDKSSEIHDIVEIVQKEDQIKENNTQIQDRYLEVDETPIFD; from the coding sequence ATGGTTCATAAGTTTAAAAAATATCTTTCAGAGGATGAATCAACAAATGTGATTAAGAAGAGTATAAGCAATCATAGGAAGGTCATCGTAGAAGCTCCTACAGGGAGTGGGAAAACCTATACTTTTATTAAGATAGGTAAAGAAAGAAAAGGTAAAACTATCATTCTAGTACCAAATGTCTCCAATGTTATGCAAATTTCTAAAGAATATAAGATAGTAGGAATTCATGGAAGTGAAGTAACAGAGAACATTTGGGAAAAGGGAAATGTAATTGTAGCCACATATGATAAGGCAGTCAGCCTCTTAAAAGGCGATCTATCTGATTTATTGGTTGTGCTAGACGAGGCTCATAATTTGCAAGCACAGGCTAACTTTAGAAGTGACGCCATATTGGGAGTAAAAAAGCTTACAAAGAAAGCAAAAGAAGTTGTATATCTATCCGCAACAGTCAATCATTTACAACATGATCTTTACGGAGAAGTGGTTAGATTTAAGCAAGAAGAACCTAAAAATATCATAGGTTCATCTAAGATACTAATGTCGGGGAAAAATTCTAATAGAGCTGTCGCCTTAGATCTTATCAAGAAAAAGATTGACGAGGGAAAGAGGTGTCTTGTTAAGGTGAACAATAAAAGCACTCTTAGAAAAATGGAAGAGAGTCTTGAGGAGAATGAGGTTTCATCAACTATTTTAACTGCTGATAATAAAAATGAATCAGATGTCATGTTGAAGATAGTAAATGAAAATGAATTATCTGATAAATATAAAGTTATTTTATGTACCTCACTTTTAGACGCAGGTGTAAACCTAAAAGAAGTAGATGTCATCATAGATGTTGAAAATGGTGACCCTAATGCCATAAAGCAATTATCAGCAAGACCTCGAAAATCATTAAAAGAGCATTATGTAATTATAAATGGAGCTAAACCATTAAAAAAAGACGAAACAGCTAAGCCACCATATACATCAACACAAGTGGAAGAGGCAATTAAACGTAGAATGATGACGGCTAATAATATAATGAATGACATGAAAAATTGTATCAGAAGTGTAGGAGGGGAAACAAAGAAGTTTCTGATGTATAAGTTCAGTTTGATAGAGGATTCTCTTGATGAAGAATACTTTGTAAAAATGGATACGCAGAATAGTTTTTATGTAGATGTAGAGGCTATAAGAAATTCAGAGTATGAAAAGTACTATAAAAGTCTTCAAAGTAATCCAGAGCTATTGAAGAAAGAGCTGGAAGCTTATGAGCTGTCTCCGATAATTGAAGAATATTCAATGAAAGTTGAAGGGAATTTTATGTTTTCTAAAGGTGGGGAAGAGTCTACTGATAAAGAGATAGAACTTCTTTCAGAACACTTAAAAAAGTTACAAGGAATGGAATATCAAAAGCAAGCCCTAAAATGCTATTTAAATAAAGATCCAGAAAAGTACTATGATAACAATAAGTTCTGGAAAAATCTGAGGGTGCCTTTCGATGTTTTTAAGACTTTTGGAATGTATATAGCTTTGGGATTCAATTATAAATTAGCATATGAACTTATGCTGAAAACCTTTACTAGTAAGCCAAAGAGGAGGAAAATAAAAAACTATATTCAGGCATACGTCTATTCAGGTTTAAAAGATGACCCTAGTATAGAAAAGAGAAATAAAGGCTATAAGGCTTTTGAAATTCTCTATAATCTGTATGCAAGTGAAGAAAATAAGGTGATTACTAAAGAAGACGAAGATAAATCCTTAGACGAGTATAGTAAACTCCTAGGAAAAAAATATACAAGAAATGCCTTAACAACGAGGGGGAAAGAGTTAGTTATTCTTAGCGATAAATCCAGTAAAAAGGATGGAAAGACTACTCATTCAAAGGTAAATAAAGGTTTACGTACAGCTAAAAGCATACTAGGAGAATTTAAATTAGATGAGCCAGAGTATGTTGAAGAGTTTCAAAAGCTTTTAGATCAAAAAATTGAGTTAAAGCTTACTGAATTATATATAGATAAAATTGATGAAGCCTCAAGACCCGAAAGAATGATTGGAAATATTTTCGAAAAAGCTTATGAAGTGAAATTTTCAACACAGTTTTATTTATATGAGGTAACTCTAGAAAAGGAAGGTAAACAATATCCAATAGCATCTCCTTATTTTGAGGCGGAAAAGTTTATAAGTGACGTTGAGAAAGTTACAGGGACGAAGATAGATGTGAGTAATGATAAAAGCTCAGAAATCCACGATATAGTAGAGATAGTGCAAAAAGAAGATCAAATAAAAGAAAATAATACTCAAATACAAGATCGATATCTAGAAGTAGATGAAACACCCATTTTTGACTAG
- a CDS encoding nucleotidyltransferase family protein: MEMNEIIQIIKDHENEIKAFGVKKIGVFGSYANGNFSESSDIDILVNFGEVPRISKSYFGLKFYLENLFNKEVDLCREKDIRKEIKDEILRSVRYVS, translated from the coding sequence ATGGAAATGAATGAAATAATTCAAATTATAAAAGATCATGAAAATGAAATAAAAGCGTTCGGAGTAAAAAAAATAGGTGTTTTTGGTTCTTATGCGAATGGAAACTTTTCTGAAAGTAGTGATATAGATATACTGGTTAATTTTGGCGAAGTTCCTAGAATATCAAAATCCTATTTTGGATTGAAATTTTACCTTGAAAATTTATTTAACAAAGAAGTTGATTTATGTAGAGAAAAAGATATCCGTAAAGAGATAAAAGATGAAATATTGAGGAGCGTTAGATATGTCTCGTAA
- a CDS encoding DUF2141 domain-containing protein, with protein sequence MKYIFIIMMLMNFRSYSSTVRVTGIEEKKAPVYMAVFETEDGFPYEVERGIFVWNGTPAEAKKGVVTNLSEGRYSIVIFQDSNGNGKMDRWFWGKPKEPYGISKAIKKPRRRPKFQDGAMDLDGNSVTEIRLWNP encoded by the coding sequence ATGAAATATATATTTATAATTATGATGTTGATGAACTTTAGAAGTTATTCCTCTACAGTAAGGGTGACTGGTATAGAGGAAAAAAAAGCTCCTGTGTATATGGCAGTATTTGAAACAGAAGACGGGTTTCCCTATGAGGTGGAAAGAGGAATTTTTGTCTGGAACGGTACTCCTGCAGAGGCTAAAAAAGGTGTTGTGACAAATCTTTCAGAAGGGAGGTATTCCATAGTTATATTTCAGGACAGTAATGGAAATGGAAAAATGGACAGATGGTTTTGGGGAAAGCCAAAAGAACCCTACGGAATTTCTAAAGCCATTAAAAAACCCAGAAGAAGACCTAAATTCCAGGATGGAGCTATGGATTTAGACGGCAATAGTGTAACTGAGATTAGGCTATGGAATCCTTGA
- a CDS encoding DUF1643 domain-containing protein, whose product MRTEVHFSEDRKHRYLLRKEWDKAKPRACVLMINPSDADGIVIDMTTQLVVNNLSKLDYGSVDILNLYSMIGRLSTRSETEEAKIENLKAIMQSVDKATQIILAYGAIGKSNKTVKARIDDLLSSLEAYKDKVYYLTDIGGEILYHPLVPSVRLKWNLVPYFKENNNN is encoded by the coding sequence TTGAGAACGGAAGTACATTTTTCAGAAGATAGGAAACACCGATATCTATTGAGGAAGGAATGGGATAAGGCAAAACCCAGGGCATGTGTCCTGATGATCAATCCAAGTGATGCAGATGGTATAGTCATAGATATGACTACTCAACTGGTTGTAAATAATCTTTCTAAACTAGACTATGGCTCCGTAGACATATTGAATCTATATTCTATGATAGGTAGGCTATCTACTAGATCTGAAACAGAAGAAGCCAAGATAGAAAACTTGAAAGCGATAATGCAAAGTGTAGATAAAGCAACGCAAATAATCCTTGCATATGGTGCTATTGGTAAGAGTAATAAGACTGTAAAAGCAAGAATAGACGATTTGCTATCTAGCCTAGAGGCGTACAAGGATAAAGTCTACTATTTGACAGATATTGGAGGAGAGATATTGTATCATCCTCTAGTACCTTCAGTAAGGCTGAAATGGAATCTAGTACCGTATTTCAAAGAGAATAACAATAACTAA
- a CDS encoding type I restriction endonuclease subunit R: protein MKGVICWKDSLLDILKRFYYIQTEEKKDNKGKIKKKQRAIFPRYHQLDVVRKIEKDVLENGTGQKYLIQHSAGSGKTNSISWLAHRLAGLHSQSNENIFDSVIVITDRKVLDRQLQDAIYQLEHKKGVVEKIDDTKRSGDLAQAIKDRAKIIITTIQKFPFALEKIDELEKGRYAVIIDEAHSSTAGENMSSLKETLNGKTLKESKVIESDVEDDDDKINEILEKRTNTENISFFAFTATPKNKTLQIFGRMGSDGKPHEFHLYSMRQAIEEGFILDVLRNYSTYDVYYKVGKKIQDNPEFDKGKANKAVNRFVSLNEYNIRQKIEVMVEDFMNNRSMWLKGKSKGMVVTGSRLHAVRYKQAIDEYIKEKKYPIKSLVAFSGTVKIDDEEYSEATMNGIKETGLTEVFDKDDNTKFLIVAEKYQTGFDQPKLCAMYVDKNLDGVKAVQTLSRLNRTYPEKDNTFILDFFNDTEKITESFAPYFQATSIEEVTDPNIVFDMYYQLNAIHVYLPEEVEKVTTLYLKEKKSNRDQEIMNNLVDKGVERYLKLSEDEKEEYKTLAVKYTRAYNFLIQIYPLKNVNLYKLQIYLIGLIKKLPVDRISSKLELDKILSLDYYKLKQIAGEGKQGANISLMGDQIGEPLPGFTAGGASRKKEEDLEHLDDIINKINKIFEMNLTENDRLLFDQVIEDYKNIEGLKDKAMVNSYEEFKDSFAKKDFIRGILKRKSANEDIFNKILSESSFKSFIIEEIARKLYNEFISG from the coding sequence TTGAAGGGAGTCATCTGTTGGAAAGACAGCCTTCTAGATATACTGAAAAGATTCTACTACATACAAACTGAAGAAAAAAAAGATAACAAAGGTAAGATAAAGAAAAAACAAAGGGCTATTTTTCCAAGGTACCATCAACTGGATGTGGTAAGAAAGATAGAGAAAGATGTTCTTGAGAATGGTACAGGTCAGAAGTACCTCATACAACACAGTGCAGGAAGTGGAAAGACAAACTCTATTTCATGGCTAGCACACAGGCTGGCAGGGCTTCACAGTCAATCCAATGAGAACATCTTTGACAGCGTAATAGTAATAACTGACAGAAAGGTACTAGACAGACAGCTTCAGGATGCAATCTATCAGCTAGAGCACAAGAAAGGCGTTGTAGAAAAGATAGACGATACCAAAAGATCTGGTGATCTGGCACAGGCTATCAAAGACAGGGCAAAGATAATAATAACAACCATCCAAAAGTTCCCCTTTGCTCTAGAAAAGATAGATGAACTGGAAAAAGGTAGATATGCAGTAATAATAGATGAAGCTCATTCCAGTACAGCAGGAGAGAACATGTCTTCTCTGAAAGAAACTCTGAATGGGAAAACTTTGAAAGAATCAAAGGTAATAGAATCTGATGTTGAGGATGATGACGATAAGATAAATGAAATCCTTGAGAAAAGAACCAACACTGAGAATATCAGCTTCTTTGCATTCACTGCAACTCCTAAAAATAAGACACTTCAAATATTTGGAAGAATGGGATCAGACGGGAAACCTCATGAATTTCATCTGTACTCTATGAGACAGGCTATAGAAGAGGGGTTCATACTTGATGTGCTGAGGAACTATTCTACCTATGATGTCTACTACAAAGTTGGTAAGAAGATACAGGACAACCCTGAATTTGATAAGGGAAAGGCAAACAAAGCGGTCAATAGATTTGTATCTCTCAATGAGTACAACATTAGGCAAAAGATAGAGGTAATGGTTGAAGATTTCATGAACAATCGTTCCATGTGGCTGAAAGGCAAATCAAAGGGTATGGTAGTAACAGGAAGTCGTCTTCATGCGGTAAGATACAAACAGGCGATAGACGAATACATCAAGGAAAAGAAATACCCGATAAAATCCCTTGTAGCTTTCTCAGGAACAGTGAAAATTGATGATGAAGAATACAGTGAAGCAACTATGAACGGAATAAAAGAAACTGGTCTGACAGAGGTATTTGACAAGGATGACAACACAAAGTTCCTAATTGTAGCTGAAAAGTATCAGACAGGTTTCGATCAACCTAAGTTGTGTGCAATGTATGTAGATAAAAATCTAGACGGTGTAAAAGCTGTCCAAACGCTGTCGAGGCTCAACAGGACATACCCTGAAAAGGACAATACTTTCATTCTAGATTTCTTCAATGATACAGAGAAGATAACTGAATCCTTTGCACCGTATTTTCAGGCAACAAGTATAGAGGAAGTAACAGACCCAAATATAGTATTTGACATGTACTATCAGCTCAATGCAATACATGTGTACCTTCCTGAAGAGGTAGAAAAAGTGACAACGCTGTACCTCAAGGAGAAGAAGAGCAACAGAGATCAAGAGATCATGAACAATCTTGTGGACAAAGGTGTAGAGAGGTACTTAAAATTGTCAGAGGATGAGAAAGAAGAATACAAAACTCTTGCTGTGAAGTACACAAGGGCATACAACTTCCTCATACAGATCTATCCACTGAAAAATGTAAACTTGTACAAACTTCAAATCTACCTCATAGGATTGATAAAAAAACTACCTGTAGATCGAATAAGTTCAAAGCTAGAGCTTGATAAGATCCTGAGTCTTGACTACTACAAGCTGAAACAGATAGCAGGAGAAGGAAAGCAGGGAGCAAACATATCACTAATGGGTGATCAAATCGGAGAACCTCTGCCAGGATTCACAGCAGGGGGGGCATCTAGAAAGAAAGAAGAAGATTTGGAGCACCTTGATGATATCATAAACAAGATAAACAAAATTTTTGAAATGAACCTAACCGAAAATGACAGACTTCTATTTGACCAGGTGATAGAGGACTACAAGAATATAGAGGGCCTGAAAGATAAGGCAATGGTAAATTCCTATGAGGAATTCAAAGATAGTTTTGCTAAGAAGGACTTCATACGTGGTATTTTGAAAAGAAAATCAGCAAATGAGGACATCTTCAATAAAATCCTGAGTGAAAGTAGCTTCAAGTCTTTCATAATAGAGGAGATAGCAAGAAAGCTGTACAACGAATTCATATCGGGATGA
- a CDS encoding phage antirepressor KilAC domain-containing protein: MELQTYSMNSVTEKRAMDIISKVGSLAMIGEIGATKEMVADFFDVSERTIERVLEGNRRDFLMYGDYKKSKSDIKMQVTDKSVGSLLPKRISKINLFNRKHIMLFACHLGQTSDVAKKVIQYLIEVESSASKEDKVTAIFEQLIKWNELPESSRSTVYLQAINAIRESKGLIAFAESIEDTTSISINGFAKATYSTLELGQKKLFKELRFLHILNRKNIPYQYYISMGYFKVITHNIRGKVVHQPMLTGKGEVWLLNKMKDVLRK; the protein is encoded by the coding sequence ATGGAACTACAAACTTATAGTATGAATAGTGTTACTGAAAAAAGGGCTATGGATATAATTTCTAAAGTTGGCTCTCTTGCTATGATAGGTGAAATAGGTGCTACAAAGGAAATGGTTGCTGATTTCTTTGATGTTAGTGAAAGGACTATTGAAAGAGTACTAGAAGGAAATAGAAGAGATTTTCTTATGTATGGTGACTACAAAAAATCCAAGAGTGATATTAAGATGCAAGTGACCGACAAATCTGTCGGTAGCTTATTACCGAAAAGAATTAGCAAGATTAACCTCTTTAACCGAAAACATATCATGCTATTCGCTTGTCACTTGGGTCAAACTTCTGATGTTGCTAAGAAGGTTATCCAATATTTGATTGAAGTTGAAAGTAGTGCTAGTAAGGAAGATAAAGTTACTGCCATATTTGAGCAGCTTATCAAGTGGAATGAATTGCCTGAAAGTTCCAGATCGACTGTTTATTTGCAAGCTATCAATGCTATCAGAGAATCTAAGGGTCTTATTGCATTTGCTGAGAGTATTGAGGATACTACTAGTATCTCTATCAATGGTTTTGCCAAAGCTACATATAGTACTTTAGAATTAGGTCAAAAGAAACTATTTAAGGAACTTAGATTTTTGCATATTCTTAACAGGAAAAATATCCCTTATCAATATTATATTAGCATGGGGTATTTCAAGGTTATTACTCACAATATTAGGGGGAAAGTAGTCCATCAACCTATGCTTACTGGAAAAGGTGAGGTATGGTTACTGAACAAGATGAAAGATGTATTAAGGAAATAG
- a CDS encoding BCCT family transporter: protein MKKLKHPKFETDKFKEKTKLLHARNINRFGFDFHPEVSIISGVFVLIFIGLTLKDPVAVNEILINIQNKITDNFNWFFILSTNLFLVFPIYLMFSKFGEITLGGPEAKPEFTNFAWYSMLISAGMGIGLMFWSVGEPLYHANSALPMTGTTSTEEALGITFYHWGFHPWGVYSLIALALAFFAYNRGLPLSLRSVFYPILKDKVFGWIGDIIDITAVISCLFGLATSLGFGAQQINAGLNYLFGVPQNTKIQVGIIIVITFIATLSVVSGIGKGVRILSELNMRIAAILLLLMLILGPTLFILRSFNNGVGFYLNNFVSISLFSENGNAWQGSWTIFYWAWWISWSPFVGMFIARVSKGRSVREFVTAILIVPTILSFVWMSTFGATAIFQDAAIGGQLLEAVKQDVSTALFAMIQGLDIPGVLKNVLSILGTFLVISFFVTSSDSGSLVVDNLTSGGKLDSPVPQRVFWAVMEGTIAVALLIAGGSNALSALQTGVIISGFPFTIILLIMMYSLHVGLRTDLNKLKIYREDKWAIKFFNEKIHGEFEKDEKIKERMNK, encoded by the coding sequence ATGAAAAAATTAAAACACCCAAAGTTTGAAACAGATAAGTTTAAAGAGAAAACCAAACTGCTTCATGCAAGAAATATTAACAGATTTGGCTTTGATTTCCATCCTGAGGTTTCTATAATTTCAGGAGTATTTGTATTAATATTCATAGGATTGACACTGAAAGATCCTGTGGCAGTAAATGAAATACTTATAAATATCCAGAATAAAATCACTGACAACTTTAACTGGTTCTTCATATTAAGTACCAATTTGTTTTTAGTATTCCCTATATACCTAATGTTTAGTAAATTTGGAGAGATAACATTGGGGGGACCAGAGGCAAAGCCTGAATTTACTAACTTTGCATGGTATTCTATGCTAATAAGTGCCGGTATGGGAATTGGACTGATGTTTTGGAGTGTGGGAGAGCCGTTATATCATGCTAACAGTGCCCTTCCCATGACAGGAACGACCTCTACAGAGGAGGCTCTAGGAATTACATTCTACCACTGGGGATTTCATCCATGGGGTGTTTATTCCCTTATAGCCTTAGCCCTAGCTTTCTTTGCTTATAATAGGGGATTGCCACTGTCTCTTAGGTCAGTTTTTTATCCAATCCTTAAGGACAAGGTTTTTGGGTGGATAGGTGATATTATAGATATAACAGCGGTAATTTCTTGCCTATTCGGGTTGGCTACATCCCTCGGATTTGGTGCACAGCAAATAAATGCAGGACTGAACTATCTTTTTGGAGTGCCTCAAAACACCAAGATTCAGGTTGGGATAATAATTGTGATAACTTTTATTGCAACACTATCAGTTGTATCAGGGATAGGAAAAGGAGTAAGGATTCTCTCGGAATTAAATATGAGAATAGCAGCCATACTTCTACTGTTAATGCTTATTCTAGGTCCTACATTGTTTATATTAAGATCATTTAACAATGGAGTAGGATTTTATCTTAACAACTTTGTATCGATTAGTCTTTTCAGTGAAAATGGAAATGCCTGGCAGGGTTCCTGGACGATATTCTATTGGGCTTGGTGGATATCATGGTCTCCATTTGTGGGAATGTTCATAGCAAGGGTTTCCAAAGGAAGAAGCGTAAGAGAGTTTGTTACAGCTATTCTTATAGTGCCAACTATTCTAAGCTTTGTATGGATGTCAACATTTGGAGCTACTGCCATTTTTCAAGATGCAGCAATAGGAGGACAGTTATTAGAAGCTGTAAAACAAGATGTTTCCACAGCACTATTTGCGATGATACAGGGACTTGACATTCCTGGAGTTTTAAAGAATGTTTTATCTATTTTAGGAACGTTTTTAGTAATATCATTTTTTGTTACATCATCTGATTCAGGTTCTCTTGTAGTTGATAATCTTACATCTGGGGGTAAGTTGGATTCACCGGTTCCACAGAGAGTTTTCTGGGCAGTTATGGAGGGGACTATTGCAGTAGCTCTACTTATTGCAGGAGGAAGCAATGCTCTAAGTGCGCTTCAGACAGGAGTAATAATCTCTGGATTTCCATTTACAATTATCCTATTGATTATGATGTATAGTCTCCATGTTGGATTGAGAACTGATCTAAATAAGTTGAAAATATATAGAGAAGATAAATGGGCCATTAAATTTTTCAATGAAAAAATACACGGAGAATTTGAAAAAGATGAAAAAATAAAAGAAAGAATGAATAAATAG
- a CDS encoding recombinase family protein, with protein MNQKTKAVIYARFSSENQRDESIDAQIRAIQEYAKRNNIEIIEIYTDRARSATSDKRPDFQRMVKDSEKENFDMVIVHKLDRFSRDKYDSVYYKKRLLKNGVKVVSVTEQLDDSPESVILESVLEGMADYYSKNLAREAMKGMKETAYKCQHTGGTPPLGYDVDKETRKYIINPNEAEAVKLIFEKYLQGHTVMSIVNELNDRGYRTKKGVLFGTNSIRSIIKNEKYCGTFVFNKSASKDAFGRRNGSKTKDDKDIIRIKGGVPAIVTEDDYNRAQSLMESKRNGRGGRQKAKEIYLLSGIIKCKCGHAMYGNRRKPKGKPLYVSYRCGARHKKGVNSDCKTPEIRKEYIEDYVLTELENFLVNDEVASSIVENVNKYVDQENNVYREKLSYIKKEVTTIDGQIGNIIKAVMDGFSSEELKTKLDELKKEKGRLEIEKIKYSKEVTAPEIDVKTVREKLNHLREYVKTRNLPECRKLIKDFVKEVIVYEDHVEVKLNMVSFVFEGLDEGDKIKKKREDLYVKNSQACYHRFLREKGYEYSREVSNYGKG; from the coding sequence ATGAACCAGAAAACAAAAGCGGTTATCTATGCAAGATTTAGCTCAGAAAATCAGAGAGATGAAAGTATAGATGCCCAAATTCGAGCAATACAAGAGTATGCAAAAAGAAATAACATTGAGATAATAGAAATTTATACAGATAGAGCAAGGAGTGCAACTTCGGACAAGAGACCTGATTTTCAGAGAATGGTCAAAGACAGTGAAAAAGAGAATTTTGACATGGTAATTGTTCATAAGCTTGATCGTTTTTCAAGAGATAAATACGACTCGGTATACTATAAGAAGAGACTTCTTAAAAATGGTGTTAAAGTCGTTAGTGTGACAGAGCAACTTGATGACAGCCCAGAGTCAGTGATCCTTGAAAGTGTACTAGAGGGCATGGCAGACTATTATTCCAAAAACCTCGCTAGAGAAGCAATGAAAGGTATGAAAGAAACAGCATATAAGTGCCAGCATACAGGAGGGACGCCACCTTTGGGTTATGATGTAGATAAGGAAACTAGAAAATATATCATTAACCCAAACGAAGCTGAAGCAGTAAAGTTGATCTTTGAAAAATATCTACAGGGGCATACTGTAATGAGTATAGTCAATGAGCTTAATGATAGGGGATATAGGACTAAAAAGGGTGTGTTGTTTGGGACAAACAGCATAAGGAGCATAATCAAAAATGAAAAATATTGTGGTACATTTGTATTTAATAAATCAGCTTCTAAAGATGCCTTTGGAAGAAGAAATGGAAGTAAGACCAAGGATGATAAGGACATCATCAGGATTAAAGGAGGGGTACCAGCTATCGTTACAGAAGATGATTATAATAGGGCCCAATCCTTGATGGAATCTAAAAGGAACGGAAGAGGAGGAAGACAAAAAGCTAAGGAAATTTATTTGCTGTCAGGTATTATAAAATGTAAATGTGGGCATGCAATGTATGGTAACAGAAGAAAACCTAAGGGGAAACCTTTATACGTGAGCTACAGATGCGGAGCAAGGCATAAAAAAGGAGTAAATAGCGATTGCAAAACGCCAGAAATTCGCAAAGAGTATATAGAGGATTATGTCCTAACAGAACTTGAGAATTTCTTAGTGAACGACGAAGTAGCCTCTAGCATTGTAGAGAATGTTAATAAGTATGTGGATCAAGAGAATAATGTTTACAGAGAGAAACTGAGCTATATAAAGAAGGAAGTAACTACCATAGATGGCCAGATTGGAAATATTATAAAGGCTGTCATGGATGGTTTCTCTTCTGAAGAATTGAAAACAAAGTTGGATGAGCTTAAAAAAGAAAAAGGAAGATTGGAGATAGAAAAAATTAAATATTCCAAAGAAGTAACAGCCCCAGAAATAGACGTAAAGACAGTTAGAGAGAAGCTTAATCATTTAAGGGAATATGTTAAGACAAGGAATTTGCCAGAATGTAGAAAGCTTATCAAGGACTTTGTCAAAGAGGTAATAGTATATGAAGACCATGTTGAGGTAAAACTCAACATGGTTTCTTTTGTTTTTGAAGGTTTGGATGAAGGAGACAAAATCAAGAAGAAAAGAGAAGATTTGTATGTAAAAAATAGCCAGGCTTGTTATCATAGATTTTTGAGAGAAAAGGGATATGAATATAGTAGGGAGGTAAGTAATTACGGAAAGGGCTAA